In the Vitis vinifera cultivar Pinot Noir 40024 chromosome 2, ASM3070453v1 genome, one interval contains:
- the LOC100255362 gene encoding probable polygalacturonase, whose protein sequence is MELSKSLRTARVVGVVSVVVVLVLLSTNGAESRKHWVFDYFEYSAINCRAHSASLTDFGGVGDGTTSNTKAFQAAIDHLSQFASDGGSQLFVPPGRWLTGSFNLTSHFTLYLHKDAVLLASQDEHEWPVIDPLPSYGRGRDTQGGRYISLIFGTNLTDVVITGENGTIDGQGALWWAKFHKGELKYTRPYLIEIMHSDNVQISSLTLVNSPSWNVHPVYSSNVIIQGLTITAPVTSPNTDGINPDSCTNTRIEDCYIVSGDDCIAVKSGWDEYGIAYGMPTKQLVIRRLTCISPFSATIALGSEMSGGIEDVRAEDILAIDTESGVRIKTAVGRGGYVKDIYVRSMIMKTMKWAFWMTGNYGSHADNNYDPNALPAIQGINYRDMVAENVTMAGRLEGISGDPFTGICISNVTIGLAKKAKKAPWTCTDIAGITSGVVPQPCDLLPDQGPEKIVACNFPTDSLPIDTVEVQTCSYWGKYL, encoded by the exons ATGGAGCTGTCCAAAAGTCTCAGAACCGCTAGA GTTGTTGGGGTAGTCTCAGTGGTTGTAGTGCTGGTTTTGCTGAGCACAAATGGAGCTGAGAGCAGAAAACACTGGGTGTTCGATTATTTCGAGTACAGCGCAATAAACTGCAGAGCTCACAGCGCATCGTTGACAGATTTTGGCGGAGTAGGCGACGGGACAACGTCAAACACCAAGGCGTTTCAGGCGGCGATTGACCATCTGAGTCAGTTCGCATCCGACGGTGGATCCCAGCTTTTTGTTCCTCCTGGAAGGTGGCTCACGGGAAGCTTCAATCTCACTAGCCATTTTACTCTGTACCTCCATAAAGATGCAGTTCTTCTTGCTTCTCAG GATGAACATGAATGGCCTGTAATCGACCCCCTGCCGTCCTATGGTAGAGGAAGGGATACTCAAGGAGGGAGGTACATCAGCCTAATTTTCGGAACCAACCTCACTGATGTAGTGATAACAG GGGAAAATGGCACTATCGATGGGCAGGGCGCCCTCTGGTGGGCAAAGTTCCACAAGGGAGAGCTGAAATATACGCGACCTTACCTAATCGAGATTATGCACTCTGATAATGTTCAAATATCCAGTCTGACATTGGTGAActctccttcttggaatgttCATCCTGTTTACAGCAG CAATGTTATCATTCAAGGACTTACCATCACTGCACCAGTCACCTCTCCAAATACTGACGGGATCAATCCAG ATTCTTGCACAAATACTCGAATTGAGGACTGCTACATCGTCTCTGGAGATGATTGTATAGCAGTTAAGAGCGGTTGGGATGAATATGGGATTGCTTACGGGATGCCAACCAaacagctagtgatcagacggCTCACCTGCATTTCCCCATTCAGTGCAACCATTGCATTGGGCAGTGAGATGTCCGGTGGGATCGAGGATGTCAGGGCTGAAGACATCCTAGCCATTGATACGGAATCAGGAGTAAGGATCAAAACTGCAGTAGGAAGGGGAGGGTATGTGAAGGACATATATGTGAGAAGCATGATCATGAAGACAATGAAATGGGCATTTTGGATGACTGGAAACTATGGCTCGCATGCTGATAATAACTATGATCCAAATGCACTGCCTGCAATCCAGGGGATCAATTACCGTGATATGGTGGCAGAGAATGTGACCATGGCAGGTAGACTAGAGGGGATTTCTGGTGATCCATTCACTGGAATTTGCATATCTAATGTGACAATTGGGTTGGCAAAGAAGGCAAAGAAAGCACCATGGACTTGTACTGATATTGCCGGGATCACAAGTGGCGTTGTTCCTCAGCCATGTGACCTGCTGCCGGACCAGGGACCGGAAAAAATTGTAGCCTGTAATTTTCCAACAGACTCCCTGCCCATTGATACAGTTGAAGTCCAGACCTGCTCTTACTGGGGAAAGTATTTGTAA
- the LOC100250191 gene encoding protein SPIRAL1-like 5: MSRGGSYGGGQSSLGYLFGSDEQPSEPPVSPTIQLPPYGIDTIPEKPPNRPPPAEKQSSSNNYQRTQGQNTGNFITDRPSTKVRSVPGGDSSLGYLFGDK, encoded by the exons ATGAGTCGGGGAGGTAGCTATGGCGGTGGGCAGAGTTCATTGGGATACCTTTTCGGGTCCGATGAGCAGCCAAGCGAGCCCCCAGTTTCACCAACGATTCAACTGCCACCTTATGGTATAGATACCATTCCAGAGAAGCCTCCAAACCGGCCTCCACCAGCCGAGAAACAAAGCAGCTCCAACAACTATCAGAGAACTCAAGGCCAGAATACAGGAAACTTCATTACA GATCGCCCTTCGACAAAAGTTAGATCAGTTCCTGGTGGAGATTCATCTCTTGGGTACTTGTTTGGAGATAAGTGA
- the LOC100260441 gene encoding mitogen-activated protein kinase homolog MMK2 isoform X1, which produces MSMDASSGSGDGGNIKGVPTHGGRYVRYNVYGNFFEVSAKYVPPIRPVGRGAYGIVCAAVNSETHEEVAIKKIGNAFDNRIDAKRTLREIKLLRHMDHENVIAIKDIIRPPKKETFNDVYIVYELMDTDLHQIICSNQSLTDDHCQYFLYQLLRGLKYVHSANVLHRDLKPSNLLLNANCDLKIGDFGLARTTSETDFMTEYVVTRWYRAPELLLNCSEYTAAIDIWSVGCILGEIMTREPLFPGKDYVHQLRLITELLGSPDDASLGFLRSNNARRYVRQLPQYPKQQISARFPNMSPSAVDLLEKMLVFDPTKRITVDEALCHPYLSSLHDINDEPVCPSPFSFDFEQSSITEENIKELIWRESVKFNPDPTH; this is translated from the exons ATGTCCATGGATGCGAGCTCTGGTTCTGGGGATGGTGGCAACATCAAAGGAGTGCCCACACATGGTGGCCGCTACGTACGCTACAATGTGTACGGAAACTTTTTCGAGGTCTCTGCAAAGTATGTTCCTCCGATTCGTCCGGTTGGTAGAGGTGCATATGGCATTGTCTG tGCTGCAGTAAATTCAGAAACACATGAGGAGGTTGCCATTAAGAAGATTGGTAATGCATTTGACAACAGAATAGATGCCAAAAGGACCTTAAGAGAAATTAAGCTCCTTCGTCACATGGATCATGAAAAT GTTATTGCCATCAAGGACATTATACGACCACCAAAGAAGGAAACTTTCAATGATGTCTACATTGTTTATGAATTGATGGACACTGATCTTCATCAGATCATTTGTTCTAACCAATCCCTCACCGATGATCATTGTCAG TACTTTCTGTATCAGCTGTTGCGAGGATTAAAATATGTACACTCTGCAAATGTCTTGCACCGTGATCTAAAGCCCAGCAATTTGCTTCTGAATGCAAATTGCGATCTTAAGATTGGAGACTTTGGACTGGCAAGGACGACATCTGAAACGGATTTCATGACTGAGTATGTGGTCACTCGTTGGTATCGGGCACCAGAGTTGCTCCTTAATTGTTCAGAATATACTGCTGCGATTGATATATGGTCTGTTGGTTGCATACTAGGTGAAATCATGACCAGAGAACCATTATTCCCTGGCAAAGATTATGTTCATCAGCTGAGGCTTATCACAGAG CTTCTCGGTTCACCTGATGATGCAAGTCTTGGCTTTCTCCGAAGTAATAATGCCCGACGATATGTTAGGCAGCTTCCACAATATCCAAAGCAACAAATCTCTGCTAGATTCCCCAATATGTCACCTAGTGCTGTTGACTTGCTAGAGAAAATGCTTGTCTTTGATCCCACCAAGCGTATAACAG TCGACGAGGCACTATGTCACCCATATTTGTCATCTCTACATGATATCAATGATGAGCCTGTTTGTCCCAGTccttttagttttgatttcgAGCAATCATCAATCACTGAAGAGAACATCAAGGAGCTCATCTGGAGGGAATCAGTGAAGTTTAATCCTGACCCAACTCACTAG
- the LOC100260441 gene encoding mitogen-activated protein kinase homolog MMK2 isoform X2, giving the protein MSMDASSGSGDGGNIKGVPTHGGRYVRYNVYGNFFEVSAKYVPPIRPVGRGAYGIVCAAVNSETHEEVAIKKIGNAFDNRIDAKRTLREIKLLRHMDHENYFLYQLLRGLKYVHSANVLHRDLKPSNLLLNANCDLKIGDFGLARTTSETDFMTEYVVTRWYRAPELLLNCSEYTAAIDIWSVGCILGEIMTREPLFPGKDYVHQLRLITELLGSPDDASLGFLRSNNARRYVRQLPQYPKQQISARFPNMSPSAVDLLEKMLVFDPTKRITVDEALCHPYLSSLHDINDEPVCPSPFSFDFEQSSITEENIKELIWRESVKFNPDPTH; this is encoded by the exons ATGTCCATGGATGCGAGCTCTGGTTCTGGGGATGGTGGCAACATCAAAGGAGTGCCCACACATGGTGGCCGCTACGTACGCTACAATGTGTACGGAAACTTTTTCGAGGTCTCTGCAAAGTATGTTCCTCCGATTCGTCCGGTTGGTAGAGGTGCATATGGCATTGTCTG tGCTGCAGTAAATTCAGAAACACATGAGGAGGTTGCCATTAAGAAGATTGGTAATGCATTTGACAACAGAATAGATGCCAAAAGGACCTTAAGAGAAATTAAGCTCCTTCGTCACATGGATCATGAAAAT TACTTTCTGTATCAGCTGTTGCGAGGATTAAAATATGTACACTCTGCAAATGTCTTGCACCGTGATCTAAAGCCCAGCAATTTGCTTCTGAATGCAAATTGCGATCTTAAGATTGGAGACTTTGGACTGGCAAGGACGACATCTGAAACGGATTTCATGACTGAGTATGTGGTCACTCGTTGGTATCGGGCACCAGAGTTGCTCCTTAATTGTTCAGAATATACTGCTGCGATTGATATATGGTCTGTTGGTTGCATACTAGGTGAAATCATGACCAGAGAACCATTATTCCCTGGCAAAGATTATGTTCATCAGCTGAGGCTTATCACAGAG CTTCTCGGTTCACCTGATGATGCAAGTCTTGGCTTTCTCCGAAGTAATAATGCCCGACGATATGTTAGGCAGCTTCCACAATATCCAAAGCAACAAATCTCTGCTAGATTCCCCAATATGTCACCTAGTGCTGTTGACTTGCTAGAGAAAATGCTTGTCTTTGATCCCACCAAGCGTATAACAG TCGACGAGGCACTATGTCACCCATATTTGTCATCTCTACATGATATCAATGATGAGCCTGTTTGTCCCAGTccttttagttttgatttcgAGCAATCATCAATCACTGAAGAGAACATCAAGGAGCTCATCTGGAGGGAATCAGTGAAGTTTAATCCTGACCCAACTCACTAG